GACCCGCCGGTGTTACGTTTGGCTCCCCCACCGCCCTTTCCACCACGGCCGGCTTCTCCTCCGCCGGTACCTACATCCTGCGCCTGACCGTGAGCGACGGCTCTCTGAGCGCCTTCGATGAGCTCCTGATCCTCGCCAGCAACGACACAACACCGCCGGTCATCTCGAACGTCGGCGCCGGGGGCGTCACGCAAACAGCGGCCACCATCACCTGGACCACGAACGAAGCGAGCGATTCGCAGGTGGACTACGGCACGACCGCATCGTACGGCTCATCGACATCGCTCAACACGAGTCTTGCAACATCGCATTCGACGGCCCTTGCCGGTTTATCGGCCGGAACGCTCTACCACTACCGTGTTCGCTCCAAAGACGCCGCCGGAAACCTCGGCCTGAGCGCCGACTATACATTCACAACGACAGCTCCCACCAACCAGCCGCCGACGGTCTACGCCGGGCCGGACCAGACGATCGTCCTGCCCGCGGTTGCGAGCCTTTCGGGAACCACCTCGGACGACGGTCTGCCCAACCCCCCAGCCCGGCTCACCTACGCTTGGACCGGACCCGCCGGTGTTACGTTTGGCTCCCCCACCGCCCTTTCCACCACGGCCGGCTTCTCCTCCGCCGGTACCTACGTCCTGCGCCTGACCGTGAGCGACGGCCCCGCTTCCTCTATGGACGAACTGAGCATCAACGTCCGGGAACCCGGAAACCGGCTTCCCCAGGTCAACGTGACAGCGGACATTTTCCTCGGGACGGCACCGCTCTCCGTCACTTTCTCGGCAACGGCTTCGGATCCCGATGGGGACCCACTGCGATTGACTTGGGATTTCGGTGACGAAACCCGGTTGTCAGGTGCGGGAGCGGACCCGGTTGCCCACGTCTTCGACGCCGTCGGCCTCTACTACGTCTCGGTCACGGCGGATGACGGGCGGGGCGGTGTTGTTCGAAGCGATGCACTTGCCGTCGAAGTCATAGACAACGCTGCCATCGATAATGCATTTACATCTGAAGGTCCTCACGTTGTATCCAGCTCGGCCGGCTGCCACACAAACCAGACCGCAAGGTTTGCGGACATTCTCGCCCTGGCTCTTCTATTTATTCGTTGTGCCGCCAACAAGAGAAAGCCAAAGCCGACGTTGCCACAGCGATGGCAAGATAAGTTTCGTTGATTAATCCCCTCCCCTCACTTACATTTTGGACCCGCTTATTTTACGGAGGACCGATATGCATTCACTCGACGAAGTGAATTCCGAACGTCATCTTCTAAAGCATTCCTTCCGCGCTGATTACCCTCATTCAAAAGCACGGCGACGAGCTCAACTGGCACTCTCACCTCCATCTTCTGGCCACCGATGGCGCGTTTGACACGCAAAATCCTTCGGACATCGTCTTTCACCCCTGCGGATTTTGGGATCTTTCCAAGATGGCCGAGATCTTTCGCTTCACTTTGCAAGCGGAGGAAATCGGCGTGGAACTGACCGAAGGATTTATGATGGACCCCGAAGCGAGCGTCTCGGCTTTGGTTTTTCATCATCCCGAAGCGACTTATTTTTCCGTCTGAAGGGACCTCGGTTTAAGCGCGCGGTGCGTTAACGCTCCATCCAGCCCGTCTGGGGGTCCGGACCGAATTTCAGATGTTTTTTTCTTTTCCCAGGACCGGGGGTAACCCGTAACCGTTCAAAATGTTGATCCTTCGGCCGCTCATTTCGGCTGTAAGCCGGTCGACTTTCGGCCCCTGAAATGCAACATGGGAACCTTCTTGGCGAATGAGTACAAAGCCCTCGGATGCAAGCAGCCTCACAACGTCGCGGTAACTCAGATTACCCAATTTGGGCATTGGGGGGGATCAGGAAGCGAGCCGAAATTGGGTCACAAATATCGGAGTTGAAGATGATCGTCGCAGAGACTTTTTAGACACCCGAAGATAAAGACGAATCGCCTTTCGGAGCGAAGAAATAGCGTCTGGAATCGTGTCACCGCAGCTGGCGACGTCAAGCTCTGGACAAAGAGATGAATATCGTCGGCCCTCTTTGCGGATGATCGCTGTAAACATGATATTTTTCACTCGCCTAGTATAAGCCTGTGCGATCGGGGCTGTAAATAGGCTGTAGGAGTGGCATTCAGGCGAATACGCGTTTTCATCTTAAAACTCGTCGTCAAGCCCTTCACTTTGTGAAGTGCGTTCGCGCAAATCAAGAACAGATCGGCCCCACCATTTTCAAGTCGCCGAGCTCCTGCAATCAAAAGGGTCTGGACAACGTCCCAATTCCCACGGTGAGACGGCTCTTCAATTTCTTGAAAATCGATGCTGGCGAGAAGGATCTTTGCCGAATGATGCCCCCCGAGTGTCCGCCCGACGTGCTCGTTGATGATAGGATAATTTTCAATCGTCGAGGCCCATGTGGTTCCTCCAATGAGGCCGATGATTTTCATATCAAATTGTTTTGCGCCGACTACTTGTGTTCGGGTGCGTAATACGGATTTTCGCCGCTCGCGTGATCGGTCACGTCGATGATCTCCTCGACCTCCGGAAGAGCCTCTTTGATCTTCAGCTCGATTCCCTGACGAAGCGTGAC
This Bdellovibrionota bacterium DNA region includes the following protein-coding sequences:
- a CDS encoding type II toxin-antitoxin system HicA family toxin, yielding MPKLGNLSYRDVVRLLASEGFVLIRQEGSHVAFQGPKVDRLTAEMSGRRINILNGYGLPPVLGKEKNI
- a CDS encoding PKD domain-containing protein, with translation PAGVTFGSPTALSTTAGFSSAGTYILRLTVSDGSLSAFDELLILASNDTTPPVISNVGAGGVTQTAATITWTTNEASDSQVDYGTTASYGSSTSLNTSLATSHSTALAGLSAGTLYHYRVRSKDAAGNLGLSADYTFTTTAPTNQPPTVYAGPDQTIVLPAVASLSGTTSDDGLPNPPARLTYAWTGPAGVTFGSPTALSTTAGFSSAGTYVLRLTVSDGPASSMDELSINVREPGNRLPQVNVTADIFLGTAPLSVTFSATASDPDGDPLRLTWDFGDETRLSGAGADPVAHVFDAVGLYYVSVTADDGRGGVVRSDALAVEVIDNAAIDNAFTSEGPHVVSSSAGCHTNQTARFADILALALLFIRCAANKRKPKPTLPQRWQDKFR
- a CDS encoding vitamin B12 dependent-methionine synthase activation domain-containing protein, whose protein sequence is MQKHGDELNWHSHLHLLATDGAFDTQNPSDIVFHPCGFWDLSKMAEIFRFTLQAEEIGVELTEGFMMDPEASVSALVFHHPEATYFSV